The nucleotide window AGCAGTACAGCGGAATAAATTATAGAATTTCTCTTTCTCACATTTGAAATTTCCTGATTCAGTTTCTCAAACTCTTTTTTATGAGAATCGGTCAACTTAAAAATCAAGTCCTTTATCTCTCTCCAGAGTTTTGTCTCTTCAACTATTTTCTGAACTGCTTCATCCTTTTTGCCTTCTATAGCCAGTTGCTGGATTTCCATTTTCTTTGCATGGTCCTGCTGCCAGAGTTGTGCTATTTTCTTTAGCTCTGTCTGAAAATCTCCTGTTGTGAGTTTAATAGCCTCTTCATTTGCTTTCATAAATTCCTCATGAGCCTTTTGATAGTTTTTCTTTGCCTGTTCATCCTTTGGATTGATAAATACATTTCTTGTAGCCTGACCTGTCTGAAGTCCCTGTGCATACATGTCATTAAGGGCAATTAAAAGATTTAAATCCCTCTTTGTAAGTTTTTCAATTCTTTCCTGAAATCCCTTTTCATTAAAGTAGGAAATTATAAATAAACCGACAAGAACAAGCAGAATAATTATATTAATAAATTGAAGCAATCTTTTAATGTTCATCCAATCCCTCCTTTTTTATAAACTATATAAACTAATTTTATCATAAAATTTAACAAATTAATAGATAATATTAATAGATAAATAAAAACCTTAAGATATCAGGGAAGATACCCAGAGTGATTACTAAAAAGGTGTTAATTCCTATAGCAAACTTTAAATTTGCTGGAACTCTATGAAGTGGCTGAGATTGTTCCAATGAACTTGCAAAAAACATCTTCACTACAACTCTAAGATAGTAATAGGCAGAGAGTATGCTAAAAATAATTCCAACCAGAGCAACCCATACATAACCTGCATGTATAATTGATTTAAAAACCAAAAACTTAGCAATAAATCCTCCTAAAGGAGGAATACCTGCAAGAGAAAACATAAAAACAAGCATACTAAGGGCGACGAAAATATTTGTGTTTGAAAGTCCCACATATCTATCTATTTTTTCTCCTTCAGGTAGAATCAATACAACAGCAAAGGCTCCGATATTCATGAATGTGTAGATAAACATATAGAAAACTATTGAGTCCAGACCTTCCTGAGAACAGGCAATTACTGCAAGCATCACATATCCGGCATGGGCGATTGATGAGTATGCAAGAAGTCTTTTTAAATTGTTCTGCCTCAGGGCAAGAATGTTTCCTGTAGCCATTGTAAGAAGTGCAATTAAAATAAGAGGACTGAGCCACAATTGAGGTTTTAAGCTAAAGGTTTCAAATATAACTCTTCCTAAAGCACCTAATGCAGCTGCCTTTGGAGCTACAGACATGAAAGCTGTTATAGTTGTTGGCGCACCTTCATATACATCAGGAGACCATTGATGAAAAGGAGCACAACCTGCTTTAAAGGCCAGGGCAGTTATTATTCCTATTGCTCCAACATAGTGATAAATCGAGATATTTGAAGAATTTTTAAAAAATTGTGCTATACCATCAAATGTCGTTGTTCCTGTAACACCATAAATAGCAGATATACCAAAGAGAAGTATGGCTGAGGCAAAACTTCCAAGAATGTAGTACTTCAGAGAAGCTTCGTTTGATTTTAAATCTGACAGAATAAATCCTGACAGCAAATATATACATAAAGACATAAACTCAACTGATAGGAAAAGAGGAATAAAATCCCTTGATGAAACAATAAGCATCATGGCAAGGGTACTTAAGAGTAAGAGAAGAGAGTACTCGTAAAAGACTCTATCCTGAATTTTTTCATATCGCAAAGAGATCAGGGTGCATAAAAAGAGACTCAGAAGAAAGACAAGTTTAAGACTCTGACTGAATTTGTCTGCAACAAACATATCATTGAAAGCAGAACCGTTTACTCCAAACAAAGTTAAAGAGGTTATCAAAGAGATAACAATAACCATAATGCCCAGAGTCTGTCTGTTTTTTATAAAAAGACCGAAAACAAAATAGATGAGGAAAAGAGTGGTAAAAACTATTTCAGGCATAAGCGGTAAGTATTTATCCATAATAACACACCTCCTACTTCATGCTCACACTGGCTGAATTCAAAAATATATCCAATAGATACTTGATTGATGTATCCATGAAACTAAGTGGTATTGAAGGTTGAAGTCCTATGAGCAACACAAGAAAAACAGGAGGAATAAACATTACTATCTCCCTTAAGTTTAAATCGTAAAGATGCTCCTTTATTTCTGGTTTGATCTCATTTAAAACGACTCTATAGTAAAGCCATATCATGTATGTTGCACCGAGAGATATTCCCAGAATTAGTGGTGTGCCTATGTAGAAACTACTTTTGAAAGCACCTAACATCACAAGAAATTCTCCTATGAAAGAGTTTGTTCCGGGGAAACCAATTGCTGCAGCTGAAAAGAAGGTGTAGAAGAGAACAAAAATTGGAACAGCCTTCCCGAGACCGCCGTATTTAATTAGTTCTCTCGTGTGAGTTCTCTCATAGATAACACCTATACACATAAAGAGAGCTCCGGTTACAATTCCATGATTGATCATCTGAAGTATGCCACCCCGAATAGCTGTTTCATTCAATGAGAAAATTCCTAAGGTTACAAATCCCATGTGGCTCACACTTGAATAGGCAATTAGTCTTTTAAAATCTGTTTGCATGAGTGTTACAAATGCCCCATAGATTATAGCAATCAGTGATAAAATCTGCATGAAGAGCTTTAAAGCAATTGTAGCATCTGGGCAAAATGGAATGGAGAATCTTAAAAATCCATAACCTCCAATTTTAAGTAGAATTCCAGCAAGTATCACACTTCCTGCTGTTGGAGCTTCAGTGTGGGCGTCAGGAAGCCATGTATGTAGTGGAAACATGGGAACCTTTACAGCAAATGCAGCAAAAAGTGCAAAAAATAGCCAGTACTGGAAATCCAGAGGGAGTTTGACCTTAGAAATTTCAAGCACATCAAAAGATTTACCTGCCATAAAGTAAAGGCTTATAATTCCAATGAACATCAGAACACTTCCTGCAAAGGTAAAGAGAACAAATTTTACAGAGGCATAAACTCTATTGGAACTGCCCCAAATTCCTATAAGCAAAAACATGGGGATCAACATAGCCTCATAGAATACGTAGAAAAGAAGTAAATCCATGGCACAGAAGACACCTATCATTGCTGTTTGCATTATCAGTAAGAGCGAATAAAAAAGCTTTATCTTTTCCTTGATGGCAGTCCATGAAACAGCTACACAGAGAATACCAATGATGAGGGTAAGTAAAACAAACAGAATACTTATTCCATCTACACCCACCTTGTAATAAGCATTTATTGCTGGAATCCATTGATAGGATTCAACAAATTGAAAGGCTGGATTTGATTTATCAAAATTTGTAAATATTGGTATTGAAACTATCAAATCAACCACTGTGGTGATCAAGGCTGTATATTTTATAAGTTCGTTGTTTTTAAGTAGAAGTATTATAAGGACTCCAACGAGAGGTAAAAATGTAACCACTGACAGAATTGGATAGGAAAGTGCTGTTTCAGTCATCCTCTCACCCCTTTAAATTACTATTGGAATTAAAACTATCAAAATCAACAAGATGATACCTATAACCATTACAAATGCATAATCATTGGCTCTTCCTGTTTGAATAACCCTGACAGCATCGCTTAGCCTTATCGAACCCGTCGCCATGTTATTATAAGTTTTATCAACTCCTGAGGTATCAATTAATTTTAAAAATCCTGCAATCTTTAAAATAGGCTTAATAACCATAAACTCATAAGCCTGACCTATTATGTTGTATTCAACTTTTGCGAGAACATTATTAGCAAATCTCATAAAAAGAGCTGATCCTTTTCTATAAAACCAGTCAGCATCAAGATTTACTGACCTTATCTCAGGAGGATATATTCCTGAAAGCATGAGCAAAGTAAAAGCCAATGCAGAGAAGGCAAGCAATTGAGTCTGATCTATTACATGGGCTGCTGTATATGGTTCATATTCAACAGGATACGGAAGAATGGAGTAAAGAGGACCTGGTAGAACTCCTATTCCAATGCAGAGAAATGCGGCAATTCCCATAGCAACAAGCATGTGTTTTGGAGCTTCCTGTGTTCTTATACCCGAGTCATGGCTGAAGAAAGCAAAGAAGGGAATTTTTATTCCGGAGTGGTGGAAAACACCTGCGGAGGCAAAAAGAAGAGCAATCCATATGGCAAGCATACCACCCTCTCCTGCTGCTGAGACTATCATTGACTTACTTACAAATCCACTTGTAAAGGGTACACCAGAGATGGATGCTGCACCAACAATACAGAATATTGTAGTAAGAGGCATTGATTTATACAAACCACCGAGATCAGTGGCATTTATTTTCCCTGTCCTATACAGCACTGCTCCCATTGACATAAAAAGTAAAGCCTTGTAAAGAATGTGGCAGAAAGCATGCGCCACTGTTCCATTTAAAGAAAGTTGAGTACCAATTCCCACACCGGTAACCATAAACCCAACCTGGTTAATGAGACTGTATGAGAGAACTCTTCTGAGATTGTTTTCAATAACTGCATAGAATATTGGGAATGCCGTCATTGCAGCACCAATATAAATTAAAAGCTCTGTACCAGGAAATGCTCTGGCAAGAACATAAACAGCTGTTTTCGTTGTAAAGGCTGAGAGAAAAACTGTTCCTGTCTCTGTTGATTCAGGATAAGCATCAGGTAGCCATGCATGTAGAACAGGAAAAGCTGCATTTATCCCAAAACCAAGAAATATCAACCATGAACTCAGCCCTTTTAACCCAACATAGTTGAAAAGTAAAGATCCTGTCTCATGATATTGGATAATTATCCCTCCAAGAAGTAGTAAACCTCCAAAAATATGCACCATCAAATATCTCATTCCTGCACTTACAGCCTTCTTTGTCTTCGCAGACCAGACTATATAGGCTGCAGCAAATGCCATAATTTCCCAGAATATAAATAGTGTTACAAAGTCACCTGCAAAAACAGCACCCTGTGCGGCACCTGCATAGACAAAGGCTGAAACAAGATGAAGATTATCTTTCACATGTAAGCTGTATATAGAAGAGATAAAAGTTATGATTGCGAAGATATAGCTGAAAGCAAGAGAGAGTCTGTCAACTCTTCCAAATATAAGTTCATACTCAAGAATCCTTACTTTCCAGTAAACTCCTTCAGGAAGACTGAAGACGTACAGAATGGTGAGCAAGGGAAGCGCTATCATGTAAACCTGCCTCATTCTACCCCTGAACAAAAGTATTAACAGTGAACCAAAAATTAGAATTCCTGCAGGTGGAATCAGATTAGTCATCATAGTAGTCCTCCCCTCTCATTACAATTGGTCTGAGAATATACTTCGCTGCTAAGACAAGTATGATGCAAGCCACAAGTCCATAGGCTCCGTAAAAAGAAGGATATTCATCAAATCCGAAGTAGGCATGTTTATGAATAAAGGGATCAATTAGAATTAAAATGACGAGAAACGAGTAGAAAATAGTCAAAATTTTCTTCAAACCCTTACTCATTTTTTTATTTTCCATCACTTAGCTCCCAGGATAATTATTGCTGTAAGATAAATAACGCCGATGA belongs to Thermodesulfovibrio aggregans and includes:
- a CDS encoding NADH-quinone oxidoreductase subunit M, which codes for MTETALSYPILSVVTFLPLVGVLIILLLKNNELIKYTALITTVVDLIVSIPIFTNFDKSNPAFQFVESYQWIPAINAYYKVGVDGISILFVLLTLIIGILCVAVSWTAIKEKIKLFYSLLLIMQTAMIGVFCAMDLLLFYVFYEAMLIPMFLLIGIWGSSNRVYASVKFVLFTFAGSVLMFIGIISLYFMAGKSFDVLEISKVKLPLDFQYWLFFALFAAFAVKVPMFPLHTWLPDAHTEAPTAGSVILAGILLKIGGYGFLRFSIPFCPDATIALKLFMQILSLIAIIYGAFVTLMQTDFKRLIAYSSVSHMGFVTLGIFSLNETAIRGGILQMINHGIVTGALFMCIGVIYERTHTRELIKYGGLGKAVPIFVLFYTFFSAAAIGFPGTNSFIGEFLVMLGAFKSSFYIGTPLILGISLGATYMIWLYYRVVLNEIKPEIKEHLYDLNLREIVMFIPPVFLVLLIGLQPSIPLSFMDTSIKYLLDIFLNSASVSMK
- a CDS encoding Na(+)/H(+) antiporter subunit D, whose protein sequence is MTNLIPPAGILIFGSLLILLFRGRMRQVYMIALPLLTILYVFSLPEGVYWKVRILEYELIFGRVDRLSLAFSYIFAIITFISSIYSLHVKDNLHLVSAFVYAGAAQGAVFAGDFVTLFIFWEIMAFAAAYIVWSAKTKKAVSAGMRYLMVHIFGGLLLLGGIIIQYHETGSLLFNYVGLKGLSSWLIFLGFGINAAFPVLHAWLPDAYPESTETGTVFLSAFTTKTAVYVLARAFPGTELLIYIGAAMTAFPIFYAVIENNLRRVLSYSLINQVGFMVTGVGIGTQLSLNGTVAHAFCHILYKALLFMSMGAVLYRTGKINATDLGGLYKSMPLTTIFCIVGAASISGVPFTSGFVSKSMIVSAAGEGGMLAIWIALLFASAGVFHHSGIKIPFFAFFSHDSGIRTQEAPKHMLVAMGIAAFLCIGIGVLPGPLYSILPYPVEYEPYTAAHVIDQTQLLAFSALAFTLLMLSGIYPPEIRSVNLDADWFYRKGSALFMRFANNVLAKVEYNIIGQAYEFMVIKPILKIAGFLKLIDTSGVDKTYNNMATGSIRLSDAVRVIQTGRANDYAFVMVIGIILLILIVLIPIVI
- a CDS encoding NADH-quinone oxidoreductase subunit N; its protein translation is MDKYLPLMPEIVFTTLFLIYFVFGLFIKNRQTLGIMVIVISLITSLTLFGVNGSAFNDMFVADKFSQSLKLVFLLSLFLCTLISLRYEKIQDRVFYEYSLLLLLSTLAMMLIVSSRDFIPLFLSVEFMSLCIYLLSGFILSDLKSNEASLKYYILGSFASAILLFGISAIYGVTGTTTFDGIAQFFKNSSNISIYHYVGAIGIITALAFKAGCAPFHQWSPDVYEGAPTTITAFMSVAPKAAALGALGRVIFETFSLKPQLWLSPLILIALLTMATGNILALRQNNLKRLLAYSSIAHAGYVMLAVIACSQEGLDSIVFYMFIYTFMNIGAFAVVLILPEGEKIDRYVGLSNTNIFVALSMLVFMFSLAGIPPLGGFIAKFLVFKSIIHAGYVWVALVGIIFSILSAYYYLRVVVKMFFASSLEQSQPLHRVPANLKFAIGINTFLVITLGIFPDILRFLFIY